A genomic stretch from Marinimicrobium sp. C6131 includes:
- a CDS encoding protein-glutamate methylesterase/protein-glutamine glutaminase — translation MPLRVLIVDDSNFFRQRLKEMIDQHPDLSVVGTATNGREAVEQARSLRPDLVTMDFEMPEMDGITAVRHIMADRPVPILMFSSLTYEGARITLDALAAGAMDFMPKDFGEVSRNAQGLRDKLHERLLTLGRQARASASASREATRLQSPQPAEKPPVREPQTPPRPRGSYKLLVIGASTGGPVALTDVLVNLPATFPLPIVLVQHMPENFTRAFAERLNRQCQIQVREAKEGDTLQPGVALLAPGGKQMMLDARGGLRIVEDERMTYKPSLDITFGSAAKHYGNKVLGVVLTGMGADGREGARMLKSAGSTIWSQDEASCVIYGMPMAVAKAGLSDKVLSLKDIGPRLVREVC, via the coding sequence ATGCCATTGAGGGTGTTAATCGTAGATGATTCGAACTTCTTTCGTCAGCGACTGAAAGAAATGATCGATCAACACCCGGATCTCTCGGTCGTGGGAACCGCGACCAACGGCCGTGAGGCGGTGGAGCAGGCCCGCTCCCTGCGCCCGGACCTGGTCACCATGGATTTTGAAATGCCGGAGATGGACGGCATTACCGCGGTGCGCCACATCATGGCGGACCGGCCGGTGCCGATTCTGATGTTCTCGTCGCTCACTTACGAGGGCGCACGCATTACGCTGGATGCGCTCGCAGCCGGCGCCATGGACTTTATGCCCAAGGACTTCGGCGAAGTCTCCCGCAACGCCCAGGGGCTGCGCGATAAACTGCACGAGCGGCTGCTCACCTTGGGGCGGCAGGCTCGCGCATCGGCTTCCGCTTCTCGAGAGGCGACACGCCTGCAATCGCCCCAGCCGGCTGAAAAGCCACCGGTTCGGGAACCACAAACACCTCCTCGCCCCCGTGGCAGCTACAAACTCCTGGTTATCGGAGCCTCCACCGGTGGGCCGGTGGCGCTTACCGATGTGCTGGTCAATCTGCCCGCCACCTTTCCTCTGCCCATCGTGCTGGTGCAGCACATGCCGGAGAATTTTACCCGGGCGTTTGCCGAGCGCCTTAACCGCCAGTGTCAGATACAGGTGCGGGAAGCGAAGGAAGGGGACACGCTGCAGCCGGGCGTGGCCCTGTTGGCTCCCGGTGGCAAGCAGATGATGCTGGATGCACGCGGCGGGCTGCGCATCGTTGAAGACGAGCGAATGACCTACAAACCCTCCCTGGATATCACGTTCGGTTCAGCCGCCAAGCACTATGGCAATAAAGTCCTCGGTGTAGTGCTGACCGGGATGGGAGCCGATGGTCGGGAAGGTGCCCGTATGCTCAAGAGCGCGGGCTCGACCATCTGGTCCCAGGATGAAGCCAGCTGCGTGATTTACGGAATGCCGATGGCCGTAGCCAAGGCGGGGCTGTCGGACAAGGTGCTCAGCCTGAAAGACATCGGCCCCAGACTCGTTCGCGAGGTCTGCTGA
- a CDS encoding flagellar motor protein → MDILSILGVIIGFAALIGGNFAEGGSLSSLLNGPAAVIVIGGTLGAAMLQTPKVHLKRALQIFPWIFRPPVNAFRGGIDQIVRWSVTARKQGLLGLEQIADNEKDPFARKGLQLMVDGSEPEVIRRVMENELVLSEQRDQDAVRFYESMGGYSPTIGIIGAVMGLIHVMRNLADPEQLGPGIAVAFVATIYGVALANLFLLPIANKLKMCINERSHYRELMIEGIIAIADGENPRSIEMKLNGYLHK, encoded by the coding sequence ATGGATATCCTCAGCATACTCGGTGTCATCATCGGCTTTGCGGCCCTGATTGGCGGCAACTTTGCTGAGGGGGGTAGTCTCTCTTCCCTGCTCAATGGTCCCGCTGCGGTGATTGTGATCGGTGGTACCCTGGGGGCAGCCATGCTGCAGACGCCGAAGGTTCACCTCAAGCGGGCCCTGCAGATATTTCCCTGGATTTTCCGACCGCCGGTCAACGCGTTTCGCGGTGGCATTGACCAGATCGTTCGCTGGTCGGTAACCGCTCGGAAGCAGGGTTTGCTTGGTCTGGAGCAGATTGCTGACAATGAAAAAGATCCCTTTGCGCGCAAAGGATTACAACTGATGGTTGATGGCAGCGAGCCGGAAGTCATCCGCCGGGTCATGGAAAATGAGTTGGTGCTCAGTGAACAACGCGACCAGGACGCCGTACGGTTTTATGAAAGTATGGGCGGCTACTCGCCGACGATCGGGATCATCGGGGCAGTGATGGGGCTGATTCATGTGATGCGCAACCTGGCTGACCCCGAACAGCTTGGGCCCGGTATCGCGGTGGCGTTTGTCGCGACCATCTACGGGGTTGCGCTGGCCAATCTGTTTCTGTTGCCCATCGCCAACAAACTCAAGATGTGTATCAACGAGCGCTCCCATTACCGGGAACTGATGATCGAGGGCATTATTGCCATTGCCGATGGCGAGAATCCGCGCTCTATCGAAATGAAACTCAACGGCTACCTGCACAAGTAG
- the motD gene encoding flagellar motor protein MotD, producing MPRRRPTELHVNHERWLVSYADFITLLFAFFVVMYSISQVNESKYRVLSDTLMEAFEPARTNRPIQVGEPSRSPSASAIDIRGDDRGDTEQPRLGESGGLAGEEGLGELGELAERISERFSDLIGDDLLEVYANEYWLQVELRDSILFESGSAELSGQARDIFAEMARLLAEYDNPIQVEGHTDNQPIRNLRYPSNWELSAARASAIVKLLSGAGVSAQRLSAVGYGEHQPSAANDTPQGRAQNRRVALMIAREAIQRPSAALDENGAGDGFLPPREAAPESAPQESGPEADSSSGDSAESAAPVEPVQLEGGGLLFSSDPDLPRQR from the coding sequence ATGCCGCGCCGTCGCCCCACAGAACTGCACGTGAATCACGAGCGCTGGTTGGTGTCCTACGCGGATTTCATTACGCTGCTGTTTGCGTTTTTTGTGGTGATGTATTCCATTTCCCAGGTCAATGAAAGTAAATACCGGGTGCTGTCTGATACCCTGATGGAGGCCTTTGAGCCGGCGCGCACGAACCGGCCCATTCAGGTCGGCGAGCCGTCCCGCTCACCGTCGGCCAGTGCGATCGATATTCGTGGCGACGATCGTGGGGATACCGAACAGCCGAGGCTGGGGGAGTCGGGAGGTCTTGCGGGTGAAGAGGGGTTGGGTGAGCTGGGAGAACTGGCGGAACGTATCAGCGAGCGGTTTTCCGACCTGATTGGCGATGACCTCCTGGAAGTGTACGCGAACGAGTACTGGCTGCAAGTCGAGCTGCGGGACAGTATTCTGTTTGAGTCGGGCAGCGCGGAGTTGAGTGGCCAGGCCCGGGATATTTTTGCCGAAATGGCCCGCCTGTTGGCGGAGTACGACAACCCGATTCAGGTAGAGGGGCACACGGACAATCAGCCCATCCGCAATCTTCGTTACCCCAGCAACTGGGAGTTGTCGGCCGCGCGGGCCAGTGCCATCGTCAAACTGTTGTCTGGAGCCGGCGTCTCGGCACAACGATTGTCCGCTGTCGGGTATGGTGAACACCAGCCCAGCGCCGCGAACGACACGCCACAGGGCCGAGCTCAAAATCGACGGGTTGCCTTGATGATTGCCCGCGAAGCGATACAACGCCCGAGTGCGGCGCTGGATGAGAACGGCGCGGGAGACGGGTTTCTGCCGCCGCGAGAGGCTGCCCCGGAAAGCGCACCTCAAGAATCCGGCCCGGAGGCCGATAGCTCTTCGGGTGACAGCGCCGAATCCGCCGCGCCAGTGGAGCCGGTACAGTTGGAGGGTGGGGGACTGCTCTTCAGTAGTGACCCCGATCTGCCCCGGCAGCGCTAG
- a CDS encoding ParA family protein has translation MRVWSIANQKGGVGKTTTTVALGGLAAEQGRRVLLLDLDPHGSLSTYFRQDPDTARSSVFTLFEERKQLYPERVKKLIQKTDFKNLDLLPSATALATLERHAVGQEGMGLVLTRALAQVYDDYDLVLVDTPPLLGVLMINALAAAHRLVMPVQTEFLALKGLERMVNTLEMMSRSRKRPLEYHVVPVMFDRRTQASVSSLLTIRNTYPTQVWPGMIPVDTKFRDASKAGVPPHQFEPDSRGVDAYRSLYKWLLKKEPSAATVAAGGSA, from the coding sequence TTGCGCGTCTGGAGTATTGCCAATCAGAAAGGTGGGGTCGGTAAGACCACCACCACCGTGGCCCTGGGCGGGCTTGCCGCCGAGCAGGGCCGGCGTGTATTGCTGTTGGACCTGGATCCTCACGGCTCTCTGAGCACCTATTTCCGTCAAGATCCTGACACGGCCCGCAGCAGTGTTTTCACGCTGTTTGAGGAGCGCAAACAGCTCTATCCCGAGCGCGTGAAAAAGCTGATCCAGAAAACCGATTTCAAGAACCTGGACCTTCTGCCCTCGGCCACGGCGCTGGCGACGCTGGAACGCCACGCGGTGGGGCAGGAGGGCATGGGCCTGGTGCTGACCCGTGCGCTCGCGCAGGTGTATGACGACTACGATCTGGTGCTGGTGGATACGCCGCCCCTGCTTGGTGTGCTCATGATCAATGCGCTCGCCGCCGCGCACCGGCTGGTGATGCCGGTGCAGACCGAGTTTCTGGCCCTGAAAGGGCTGGAGCGGATGGTGAATACCCTGGAGATGATGAGTCGGTCTCGCAAACGGCCGCTGGAATATCATGTGGTGCCGGTCATGTTCGATCGGCGCACTCAAGCCTCGGTCAGTAGCCTACTGACCATCCGCAATACCTACCCCACCCAGGTCTGGCCCGGGATGATTCCGGTCGACACCAAGTTCCGGGATGCCAGCAAGGCGGGCGTACCGCCACACCAGTTTGAGCCGGACAGTCGGGGGGTGGACGCTTATCGCTCCCTGTACAAATGGTTGTTGAAAAAAGAACCTTCGGCGGCAACGGTCGCGGCGGGAGGTTCGGCATGA
- a CDS encoding chemotaxis protein CheW, whose translation MKHSPKDPQGLLQAYLDDLLTAPSETAYADPVDDQRERLQKLLYSAATPLKAGTVTSAKTQTRPAQARSITRPVVVEPKVSAPTIEPTTDAPAARVTPQPRVKLAEPLAPEVPENDTAETVPTPSAQELMPEPEAGQFRLKDVEWLVNGRPVWAQERFDVLLFKVSGLTLAVPLIALGQIQPLTDELTPLFGQADWFMGLLPTPTGKIRTVNTARFVMPERYDERFVETAEYVISIDGVPWGLAVDSVNQPISLDPEDVKWRTERSRRPWLAGTVKEHMCALLDIPRIGQLLMEADRKRA comes from the coding sequence ATGAAACACTCACCCAAAGATCCCCAGGGGTTGCTGCAAGCGTACCTGGATGACTTGCTGACGGCGCCGTCTGAGACGGCTTATGCGGATCCGGTCGATGATCAGCGCGAGCGGTTGCAGAAATTGCTGTACAGCGCCGCCACGCCCTTGAAAGCCGGCACTGTGACCTCTGCGAAAACGCAGACGCGACCCGCTCAGGCGCGGAGCATCACTCGGCCTGTTGTGGTCGAGCCCAAGGTGTCTGCGCCGACCATTGAGCCCACAACCGACGCGCCAGCGGCGAGGGTGACGCCCCAGCCCCGGGTGAAATTGGCCGAACCATTGGCTCCCGAAGTCCCGGAGAATGATACGGCTGAAACGGTGCCAACCCCTTCGGCACAGGAACTGATGCCAGAACCCGAAGCCGGGCAATTCCGGTTGAAAGATGTCGAATGGCTGGTCAACGGGCGCCCGGTTTGGGCGCAGGAACGGTTCGATGTACTGCTGTTCAAGGTGTCCGGCCTGACGCTTGCGGTGCCGCTGATCGCACTGGGTCAGATTCAGCCTCTGACCGATGAACTGACGCCGCTGTTCGGGCAGGCGGATTGGTTTATGGGACTGCTGCCGACGCCGACCGGAAAAATACGCACGGTCAATACGGCGCGATTCGTCATGCCGGAGCGCTATGACGAACGGTTCGTTGAAACGGCGGAGTATGTCATTTCCATTGATGGCGTGCCCTGGGGGTTGGCGGTGGACTCGGTCAATCAGCCGATCAGCCTCGATCCGGAAGACGTGAAGTGGCGGACCGAACGCAGCCGTCGTCCCTGGTTGGCCGGGACGGTCAAAGAGCACATGTGTGCGCTGCTGGATATTCCGCGTATTGGCCAACTGCTGATGGAGGCGGATCGCAAACGGGCCTGA
- a CDS encoding chemotaxis protein CheW produces the protein MATGTKNSKQQSKGGDDQVLQWVTFRLDGETYGINVMQVQEVLRYSEIAPVPGAPPYVLGIINLRGNVVTVIDTRHRFGLAEGEVTDNTRIVIIETDNHVIGIMVDSVAEVVYLNQSEIETAPNVGNEESAKFIQGVCHKNDELLILIDLNKLLTNEEWAELDEI, from the coding sequence ATGGCGACAGGTACCAAAAACAGTAAGCAACAAAGCAAAGGCGGGGACGACCAGGTTCTGCAGTGGGTGACGTTCCGGCTGGACGGCGAGACGTACGGTATTAACGTCATGCAAGTGCAGGAAGTCCTTCGCTATTCCGAAATTGCCCCGGTGCCGGGCGCACCTCCCTATGTGCTCGGTATTATCAACTTGCGGGGCAACGTGGTCACGGTGATCGATACCCGTCACCGGTTCGGTCTGGCCGAGGGGGAAGTCACGGACAATACCCGGATTGTGATCATCGAAACCGACAACCACGTGATTGGTATCATGGTGGATAGTGTGGCGGAAGTGGTGTATCTGAATCAGTCCGAAATTGAAACGGCGCCGAATGTCGGTAATGAAGAGAGCGCCAAGTTCATTCAGGGGGTGTGCCACAAAAACGACGAACTGTTGATTCTGATTGACCTGAATAAATTGCTCACCAATGAAGAGTGGGCGGAGCTGGATGAGATTTAG
- a CDS encoding DUF2802 domain-containing protein, translating into MNWMLLAIGLSLALSVMAMAVALVALRASHRQLDQVRSSHRRLESELAVANSAAIGMGNRLIAMERRLAQGAGGASEASSEQDFPYTEANQLFRMGGSVEEVARRCGLSRAEASLLQAMQEHR; encoded by the coding sequence ATGAACTGGATGCTGCTGGCGATCGGGTTGAGCCTGGCACTGAGCGTGATGGCGATGGCGGTGGCCCTGGTGGCACTGCGGGCCAGTCATCGCCAGTTGGATCAGGTGCGCTCCAGCCACCGTCGTCTGGAAAGCGAGCTGGCGGTAGCCAACAGTGCCGCCATTGGTATGGGCAATCGCCTGATTGCCATGGAGAGGCGCCTGGCCCAGGGGGCGGGCGGAGCGTCCGAGGCATCCTCGGAACAGGACTTTCCCTACACTGAAGCCAATCAGCTGTTTCGCATGGGGGGCAGTGTCGAAGAAGTCGCCCGCCGCTGTGGCCTGTCCCGGGCCGAAGCCTCACTCCTGCAGGCCATGCAGGAACACCGGTAG
- a CDS encoding YciK family oxidoreductase: MTLPDNYQPAPSLLKDKVILVTGAGDGIGRVAAKTFAEYRATVVLLGRTMAKLEKVYDEIEQAGGPQPAIYPMNLEGATEKDYRDLSDTLYQEFGKLDGILHNASDLGERTPIANYAADTWLRVMQINVNAPFMLTQALLPLLEQSGNASIVFTSSGVARKGRAYWGAYAASKAAQDNLMQTLSEELDGALPIRANSINPGATRTRMRAAAYPAEDPRTLPTPESHMPLYLYLMGEDSMGVNGEIFAP; the protein is encoded by the coding sequence ATGACACTACCGGACAATTACCAACCCGCCCCCAGCCTGCTCAAGGATAAAGTGATTCTGGTCACCGGCGCCGGGGATGGCATAGGGCGGGTCGCGGCGAAAACCTTTGCCGAGTATCGGGCCACCGTGGTACTACTCGGACGAACGATGGCAAAACTTGAAAAAGTGTACGACGAGATCGAACAGGCCGGCGGTCCCCAGCCCGCCATTTACCCCATGAACCTTGAAGGCGCCACGGAGAAGGACTACCGCGATCTGTCCGACACCCTGTATCAGGAATTCGGTAAGCTCGACGGGATTCTGCACAACGCCAGTGACCTGGGAGAGCGAACCCCCATTGCCAACTACGCCGCCGACACCTGGTTGCGGGTGATGCAGATTAACGTGAATGCGCCGTTCATGCTGACTCAGGCCCTGCTGCCGCTGCTCGAGCAATCCGGAAACGCCAGCATTGTATTTACCAGCTCGGGGGTCGCCCGGAAAGGTCGTGCCTATTGGGGGGCCTACGCGGCCTCCAAGGCGGCGCAGGACAATCTGATGCAGACCCTCTCCGAAGAGCTGGACGGTGCCCTGCCGATCCGGGCCAACAGCATCAATCCCGGTGCCACCCGCACCCGGATGCGGGCGGCGGCCTACCCGGCAGAAGATCCGCGCACGCTGCCGACGCCCGAGTCGCATATGCCGTTGTATCTGTATCTGATGGGAGAGGATTCGATGGGTGTGAATGGGGAGATTTTTGCGCCGTAA
- a CDS encoding HAD-IA family hydrolase — translation MIEKPPAREHLPIRAVMFDLDGTLLDTAPDFVVVVNRLLAEYDRAPLADATIRRSVSNGARALVQLAFGVAPGHPDFEPLRIRLLELYSDHLAVHTRLFPGLQALLHALGERQIPWGVATNKPAAYTLPLMTQLDLKPAPESIICPDHVKERKPHPESLFLAAKHLGCEPAHIVYVGDHRRDIECGQQAGAITIAAAYGYIEEGDDVDAWGADYRVDHGRDILPILERLL, via the coding sequence ATGATCGAGAAGCCCCCGGCAAGAGAACATCTTCCGATCCGCGCCGTGATGTTCGACCTGGATGGTACGCTGCTGGATACGGCGCCGGATTTCGTGGTGGTGGTCAACCGACTGTTGGCCGAGTACGATCGAGCGCCCCTGGCCGACGCCACCATCCGCCGCAGTGTATCCAATGGCGCCCGGGCGCTGGTTCAACTGGCCTTTGGCGTTGCCCCGGGCCACCCGGATTTCGAACCCCTCCGGATTCGCCTTCTGGAGCTCTACAGTGACCACCTGGCGGTACACACCAGACTCTTTCCCGGACTGCAGGCACTGCTGCATGCCTTGGGGGAGCGGCAGATTCCCTGGGGGGTGGCCACCAACAAGCCGGCGGCCTACACCCTGCCACTGATGACGCAACTGGACCTGAAGCCGGCGCCGGAGAGCATCATCTGCCCGGACCACGTCAAGGAGCGCAAACCGCACCCGGAATCGCTGTTTCTGGCCGCCAAGCATCTGGGTTGTGAGCCTGCGCACATCGTGTATGTTGGCGATCATCGGCGCGACATTGAATGCGGCCAGCAGGCCGGTGCCATTACCATTGCCGCCGCCTACGGATACATCGAAGAAGGCGACGATGTCGACGCCTGGGGCGCGGACTACCGCGTTGACCATGGCCGGGACATTCTGCCCATTCTGGAACGCCTGCTCTGA
- the ubiG gene encoding bifunctional 2-polyprenyl-6-hydroxyphenol methylase/3-demethylubiquinol 3-O-methyltransferase UbiG: MSNVDAAEVAKFEALASRWWDRNSEFKPLHDINPLRANFIDEHSPVAGRKVLDVGCGGGILSEALAQRGAHVTGIDMGEAPLGVARLHARESGLNIDYRQMTAEALAEQEPGQYDIVTCLEMLEHVPDPASVIAACAALVKPGGHVYFSTINRNPKAYVFAIVGAEYVLKLLPRGTHDYRKFIRPSELSRWMRAAGLELKTLTGMTYNPLTRTYKLDPNDVSVNYLLHARQVG; the protein is encoded by the coding sequence ATGAGCAACGTCGATGCGGCCGAAGTCGCCAAATTTGAGGCCCTGGCCAGTCGCTGGTGGGATCGCAACAGCGAATTCAAACCTCTGCACGACATCAATCCGCTGCGCGCCAATTTTATCGACGAACATTCCCCGGTCGCCGGACGCAAGGTGCTGGACGTGGGCTGCGGTGGTGGCATCCTCAGCGAAGCCCTGGCCCAGCGCGGTGCCCATGTCACCGGTATCGATATGGGCGAAGCGCCCCTCGGCGTGGCCCGGCTGCATGCCCGGGAGTCGGGGCTGAACATCGACTACCGTCAGATGACCGCCGAGGCTCTGGCCGAACAGGAGCCCGGTCAATACGACATTGTCACCTGCCTGGAAATGCTTGAGCATGTACCGGACCCGGCCTCGGTTATCGCCGCCTGTGCCGCCCTGGTCAAACCCGGAGGCCACGTTTACTTCTCGACCATCAATCGCAACCCCAAGGCCTACGTCTTCGCCATTGTGGGCGCCGAATATGTGCTCAAGCTATTGCCCAGGGGAACGCACGACTATCGTAAATTCATCCGCCCCTCCGAGCTGTCGCGCTGGATGCGCGCTGCCGGCCTGGAGCTGAAAACCCTGACCGGCATGACTTACAACCCGCTGACCAGAACCTACAAACTCGATCCAAACGATGTCAGTGTCAATTACCTGCTCCATGCCCGCCAGGTGGGCTGA
- a CDS encoding TRZ/ATZ family hydrolase, producing MSAPQTVSLIIKARWIAPVVPENQVFEHCALVIDKGVIQALVPQEEADKRYDAQQEIFLGNHLLIPGLVNAHGHAAMSLLRGYADDLPLKQWLEDHIWPAEGQWINEDMVRDGTELAIAEMIRSGTTCFSDMYFFPEQVAQAAQQAHMRAQVNFPVFDASSAWGQGPEDYFRKGLALHDDFRASQLVRIGFGPHSPYTLSDEPLTRIATLAQELDAPIHIHLHETAQEVDDSLERYGKRPVQRLADLGLLSPLTQCVHMTQVTDDDIALLRDSGAQVVHCPESNMKLASGFCPAQRLLDEGINVALGTDGAASNNDLDLLSEMKTAALLAKAVAGRADALDAHSALRMATLNGARALGLEEQIGSLEVGKAADITAIELSDLPSQPVYHPVSQLVYTNSGHKVSHVWVAGKALLLSRQLQTLNERELIGKARWWAKQIQGQHG from the coding sequence ATGTCAGCCCCGCAAACCGTCAGCCTGATCATCAAAGCCCGCTGGATCGCGCCAGTCGTACCGGAAAATCAGGTGTTTGAGCACTGCGCCCTGGTCATCGACAAAGGGGTCATTCAGGCCCTGGTCCCTCAGGAGGAGGCCGATAAGCGTTACGACGCCCAGCAGGAGATCTTCCTGGGCAACCACCTGCTGATCCCCGGGCTGGTCAATGCCCACGGACACGCGGCCATGAGCCTGCTGCGAGGCTACGCGGACGACCTGCCCCTGAAACAGTGGCTGGAAGACCACATCTGGCCCGCCGAAGGCCAGTGGATCAACGAGGACATGGTGCGCGACGGCACCGAACTGGCCATAGCCGAGATGATCCGCTCCGGGACCACCTGTTTCAGCGACATGTACTTTTTCCCCGAACAGGTGGCTCAGGCGGCCCAACAGGCTCACATGCGGGCTCAGGTGAATTTCCCGGTGTTTGACGCCTCCAGCGCCTGGGGCCAGGGCCCGGAGGACTACTTCCGCAAGGGGCTGGCCCTGCACGATGATTTTCGCGCCAGCCAACTGGTCCGGATCGGCTTTGGGCCCCACTCACCCTACACCCTGTCCGATGAACCTCTGACACGTATCGCCACTCTGGCTCAGGAGCTGGACGCCCCTATTCACATCCACCTCCACGAAACGGCACAGGAGGTCGACGACTCGCTCGAGCGCTACGGCAAGCGCCCGGTCCAACGTCTCGCCGATCTGGGCCTGTTGTCTCCCCTGACACAGTGTGTCCATATGACCCAGGTAACCGATGACGATATCGCTCTGCTTCGGGACAGTGGTGCGCAGGTGGTGCACTGCCCCGAGTCCAACATGAAGTTGGCCAGTGGATTCTGCCCGGCGCAGCGACTGCTGGACGAGGGTATAAACGTCGCACTGGGCACCGACGGCGCCGCCAGCAATAACGACCTGGATCTACTGAGCGAAATGAAGACCGCCGCCCTGTTGGCCAAGGCCGTCGCCGGCCGTGCCGACGCCCTGGATGCCCACAGCGCCCTGCGCATGGCCACCCTGAACGGCGCGCGCGCCCTGGGGCTGGAGGAGCAGATTGGCAGCCTGGAGGTGGGAAAAGCCGCGGATATCACCGCCATCGAATTGAGCGATTTACCCTCGCAGCCCGTATATCACCCGGTGTCGCAACTGGTGTATACCAATAGCGGACACAAGGTCAGCCACGTCTGGGTCGCGGGCAAGGCGCTGTTGCTGAGCCGGCAGTTACAGACCCTGAACGAGCGCGAACTGATCGGCAAGGCACGCTGGTGGGCCAAGCAGATTCAGGGGCAGCACGGATAA